In Pyrus communis chromosome 8, drPyrComm1.1, whole genome shotgun sequence, one genomic interval encodes:
- the LOC137741784 gene encoding probable histone H2B.1 translates to MAPKAEKKPAEKKPAEEKKSAVAEKAPAEKKPKAGKKLPKEAGAAAGDKKKKRSKKSVETYKIYIFKVLKQVHPDIGISSKAMGIMNSFINDIFEKLAQESSRLARYNKKPTITSREIQTAVRLVLPGELAKHAVSEGTKAVTKFTSS, encoded by the coding sequence ATGGCGCCCAAAGCTGAGAAGAAGCCCGCCGAGAAGAAGCCAGCAGAGGAGAAGAAGTCGGCTGTCGCTGAGAAAGCCCCCGCCGAGAAGAAGCCCAAGGCCGGGAAGAAGCTCCCGAAGGAGGCTGGAGCCGCCGCCGgcgacaagaagaagaagagatcgAAGAAGAGCGTGGAGACCTACAAGATCTACATCTTCAAGGTTCTAAAGCAGGTCCACCCTGACATCGGAATCTCTAGCAAGGCCATGGGAATCATGAACAGCTTTATCAACGACATCTTCGAGAAGCTCGCCCAGGAGTCGTCCAGGCTCGCCAGGTACAACAAGAAGCCCACCATCACTTCTCGGGAGATCCAGACTGCTGTGAGATTGGTGCTTCCCGGTGAGCTCGCTAAGCATGCGGTGTCTGAGGGGACTAAGGCGGTGACCAAGTTTACCAGCTCTTGA
- the LOC137743284 gene encoding beta-glucosidase 12-like, with product MAMHELGSLLLCVLLLNGFALTNTKAAKPDKPIVCNSLDRTKFDALKPGFVFGGSTAAYQVEGAWNVDGRGPSIWDTFTHDHPEKIDDRSNGDVAIDQYHLYKKDVAIMKDMKLDAYRFSISWSRLLPNGTLSGGVNRKGIEYYDNLINELLRNGIQPFVTIFHWDVPQALEDAYGGFLSPRIVDDFKDYAELCFSHFGDRVKHWITLNEPYTFSNHGYTIGIYAPGRCSAWQDPTCLGGDSATEPYLVTHYQLLAHAAVVKVYKDKFQAYQNGVIGITLLSHWFEPASDAKEDIDAANRAMDFMFGWFMDPITRGDYPYTMQYLVRERLPKFTKEESKMLTGSFDFVGLNYYTALYATDVPKNYSKPASYLYDPHVITMTERDGIPIGPQAASDWLYVYPKGIHDFVLYTKNKYGDPIIYITENGVDEFNDSTLSLEEALHDPNRTDYYNRHLCYLQAAIKKGSNVKGYFAWAILDNFQWSEGYTVRFGINYVDFDELQRHPKLSTYWFKNFLNKRKGSSNILANNVGDTDFLYQV from the exons ATGGCAATGCATGAGTTAGGCTCTTTGCTCTTGTGTGTCTTGCTACTCAATGGCTTCGCATTGACAAACACCAAAGCTGCTAAGCCAGATAAACCCATTGTCTGTAACTCACTTGACAGGACCAAGTTTGATGCTCTAAAACCAGGGTTTGTCTTTGGTGGATCTACAGCAGCTTACCAG GTAGAAGGTGCATGGAACGTAGATGGTAGAGGACCAAGCATATGGGACACCTTCACCCACGACCATCCAG AAAAAATCGATGATCGCAGCAATGGAGATGTAGCCATTGATCAATACCACCTCTATAAG AAAGATGTAGCAATTATGAAGGATATGAAGTTGGATGCTTATAGGTTCTCTATCTCATGGTCCAGATTGTTACCAA ATGGCACGCTAAGTGGGGGTGTCAACAGGAAAGGAATTGAATACTACGACAATCTCATCAATGAACTCCTTCGCAATG GTATACAGCCATTTGTGACAATCTTTCACTGGGATGTTCCCCAAGCGTTAGAAGATGCATATGGTGGTTTCTTAAGCCCTCGTATTGT CGATGACTTTAAAGACTACgcagaactttgtttttcacattTTGGTGATCGGGTGAAGCATTGGATCACGTTGAATGAGCCATATACCTTTAGTAACCATGGATATACAATCGGGATCTACGCACCGGGTCGATGCTCTGCTTGGCAAGACCCAACCTGCCTTGGTGGAGATTCGGCTACTGAACCCTATTTGGTAACACATTATCAACTCCTTGCTCATGCAGCTGTTGTAAAAGTGTACAAAGATAAATTTCAG GCATATCAAAATGGGGTGATAGGAATAACACTACTGTCACATTGGTTTGAGCCTGCTTCAGATGCAAAGGAAGATATAGATGCTGCAAATCGAGCTATGGATTTTATGTTTGGATG GTTTATGGATCCAATTACAAGAGGTGACTACCCGTACACCATGCAATACCTTGTTAGAGAACGATTGCCAAAATTCACGAAAGAAGAATCCAAGATGTTAACTGggtcttttgattttgttggattgaaCTATTATACTGCTCTATATGCAACTGATGTACCTAAGAATTATTCTAAACCTGCAAGTTACTTATACGATCCACATGTTATTACAATGA CTGAACGTGATGGCATTCCTATTGGTCCTCAG GCTGCTTCGGACTGGTTATATGTTTATCCAAAAGGAATTCACGATTTTGTACTCTACACGAAGAATAAGTATGGTGATCCAATCATTTACATTACTGAGAATG GCGTTGATGAGTTCAATGATTCCACCTTATCACTAGAGGAAGCCCTCCATGATCCCAATAGGACTGACTACTACAATCGCCACCTCTGTTACCTTCAAGCAGCAATCAA GAAGGGTAGTAATGTGAAAGGATACTTTGCATGGGCAATTTTAGACAACTTTCAATGGAGTGAAGGTTACACAGTTCGATTTGGTATTAACTATGTGGATTTTGACGAACTCCAAAGGCACCCAAAACTTTCGACCTATTGGTTCAAAAATTTCCTCAATAAGCGCAAAGGAAGTTCAAATATTTTGGCCAATAATGTTGGAGACACTGATTTTCTCTATCAAGTGTAA